GCCGTCGCCGCGGCCGGGTCGCCGGTGCTGCTGCCCGCGGGGATCGTGGCCCTGTGCCTGCTCGCCCTCGTCGTCCCGCGGCGCCGGCGGCGGCTGGCCCTCGTGGCCCTGCCCCCGCTCGTCCTGCTCGGCCCGCTCCTCACCGTCGCCCTGGAGGACGTCCGCGGCGGGTCCTGGCGCGTGCTGCTCGCCGAGCCCGGGGCGCCCTACGGCTACGAGGGTGCGCCGACCTGGCTCGCCGCCCTCGGGTGGCCCGGCCAGGCGCCTTTGCTCCCCGCCCTCCCCGAGCCCTGGGACTCGCTCCTCCCGCTCACCGGAGGTGCGGTCCTCGCCCTGCTCGCCGTCCTTGCCCTCCTGCGCGGCGGGCCCCGCGCCCGCGTCGTGCGCGCCGGCTGGGCCGTGGCGCTCGTCGGGATCCTCGCCGCGGTGGTGAGCGCGAGGACCGACGTCGCCGTCGGCTCCGGCGCAGACGGCGTGGCCCAGCTCGTTCGTGGCTGGGGCGGCGCCGGCACCTCGCTCGTGGTCCTCGGGCTGCTCACGGCCACCGTCGGCGCCGGCGACGGCGCGCGCCAGTGGCTGGCCGCGCGGGCCTTCGGCTGGCGCCAGGTCGGTGCCGCCGTCGTCGTCCTCGCCATGGTCCTCGGGCCCGTGGCCACCGCGGTCGCCTGGGTCGGTGCCGCCCGCTCGGACGGGGGCCTGGCCCTCGCCGGTCGCCCCGCGGCCACGGTCCCGGCCCTGGCCGAGGAGCTGCAGACCGGCCCGGAGCGCTCGCGCGTGCTCGCGCTCAGCGACGACGGCGAGGCGCTCGCCGTCGAGGTGTGGCGCGGGCGTGGCCCCCAGCTCACCGAGGCCGCGAGCAGCGTCACCGCACGCGGCCTCACGGGGACGTGGGGCCGCACGGAGGTCGCCGGCGCGGACGTCGCCGCCACCGAGCTCGTCGACCTTGCCGCCCAGCTCGCCGTGGGCGCGGCCGACGACGCGGGCACCCGGCTCGGGGCGCTGGGCATCGGCGTCGTCCTGGTGCCCCCGCTCGCCGACGGGGACAGTCCCGCCCGTGACGCGCTCGTGGCCCGGCTCGACGCCACGGCCGGCCTCGAGCGGGTCACCGAGAACGACTCGGGGGTCATCTGGCGCGTGTCGCGCTCCGGGGACGGGACCGCCGCGGCTGCGAGCGTGGCCCGCGCGCGCGTGATCGGCCCGGAGGACGACGTCCTCGGTGACGTCCCGGCCGGTGCCGTCGGGGTCACCACCCGCGTCCCCCAGGGGCCGGCGGGGCGCACCCTTGTCCTCGCGGAGCGCGCCGACCCGGCGTGGCAGGCGACGTACAACGGCCGCCCGCTGCGGGCCACGACCGACGGCTGGCGCCAGGCCTTCGAGCTGCCCGCCCACACGGGCGAGCTGAGCGTGCGGTACGACCCGACGTGGCGGCTGCCGTGGCAGGTGGCCCAGGTCGTCGTGCTCGGCCTCGCCCTCCTCCTCGCGCTCCCGATCCGCCGGCGCCGGGAGGGCTCCGCATGACCGAGAACCGCACGCCCGCCGAGCACGCGCCCGGCGATGCGCTCGCCGCGCACCCCGCCCCCGAGCACGCCGCCCCCGCCGACCCCGCCCCCGAGCATCCCGCCCCCGCCGAGCGGTCGACGTCCCGGCGCCGGGTCCTGCGCCGGGTCGGGACGGCGGCTTCCGGGCTCGCCCTGCTCGGCGCCGTCGCGGCGGTCGCCGTGGCGGGGGAGATGACGCCGGTGGCGCCGGCGGAGGTCCTCGACGTGCGAACGGTCGCGGTGCCGCCGAGCGCCGTCGAGCGGATGTGCCCGGGCCCGCCCGTGCTCGCCACGGCGCTCGCCGGCGAGGACCTCGACTACGACGAGTTCGACCCCGAGGGCGCGGGGACCGCGAGCCGGGTCGACGCACTCGCCCTCGACCGGGCCGACGCGGACTCGGCCGCCGGCACCCTGGCGGGCGAGGAGGAGGAGCTCACCCTCGAGGGGACCGACGAGGCCCGCCTCGCCGGGACCGACGGCGTCACCGGGTGGCGCACGCTGACCGCCGAGCCGTCCGGTGACCGGGCGGCGTTCGTGGGCGGGGCGAGCGCGTCGCGTACCGAGTCCGGCGACCTCCGCGGCCTCTTCGCCGCACCGTGCCTCGTCCCGGCGACGACGTCGTGGCTCGTCGGCGGGAGCACCGAGACGGGCAGCAGCGCGCAGCTCGTCCTCACCAACGTCGGGCAGACCCCCGCCACGGTCCAGGTGAGCGCCTGGGGGAGCACCGGGGCGCTGGAGACGTCCGCGGGCGCCAGCGTCCTCGTGGCCCCGCAGGCGCAGGAGGTCGTCCTCCTCGAGGCCGTCACGGGGGCCGACCCCCGGGTCGCCGTCCGGGTCGAGGCCGACGGCGGCCAGGTGAGCGCCT
The sequence above is a segment of the Georgenia faecalis genome. Coding sequences within it:
- a CDS encoding DUF5719 family protein, translated to MTENRTPAEHAPGDALAAHPAPEHAAPADPAPEHPAPAERSTSRRRVLRRVGTAASGLALLGAVAAVAVAGEMTPVAPAEVLDVRTVAVPPSAVERMCPGPPVLATALAGEDLDYDEFDPEGAGTASRVDALALDRADADSAAGTLAGEEEELTLEGTDEARLAGTDGVTGWRTLTAEPSGDRAAFVGGASASRTESGDLRGLFAAPCLVPATTSWLVGGSTETGSSAQLVLTNVGQTPATVQVSAWGSTGALETSAGASVLVAPQAQEVVLLEAVTGADPRVAVRVEADGGQVSAYLQDSELRGLVPAGVSAVVPSAEPAREVRIPGVVLPESGAADPDPARVRLVNPGDTLATVSVVLLGPDGELVVPGAEALAVDPGTVVDVSLAGLPAGTWTLDVRGDAPLVAAAVLTRAGAEGEPLDRAWAPATEPLSSGLVVLPGLADAATLTVANPADTAVDVTLRPVTADGERVADVVVSVPARSTLAQDAAELGEGVVAVELQAGAPVHVAAVLTAQAPDGELVAVLPASEDPHAATTVALSRRIPVLH